A part of Cystobacter fuscus DSM 2262 genomic DNA contains:
- a CDS encoding (2Fe-2S) ferredoxin domain-containing protein, whose translation MPPFQRHVFVCTNRRPDGHPKGCCATKGGEEVRARFKEELEKRGLKGQMRANAAGCVDTCSFGVSVVVYPEGTWYGGVKPEDVPAIVDEHLVGGRPVERLLMPFSRGKTQE comes from the coding sequence ATGCCTCCGTTCCAACGTCATGTGTTCGTCTGTACCAACCGGCGTCCCGACGGCCACCCCAAGGGGTGCTGTGCCACCAAGGGGGGCGAGGAAGTGCGCGCCCGCTTCAAGGAGGAGCTGGAGAAGCGCGGTCTCAAGGGGCAGATGCGCGCCAACGCCGCCGGGTGCGTGGACACCTGCTCCTTCGGCGTGTCGGTCGTCGTCTACCCCGAGGGCACCTGGTACGGCGGGGTGAAGCCCGAGGACGTGCCCGCCATCGTCGACGAGCACCTGGTGGGAGGCCGCCCCGTGGAGCGGCTGCTCATGCCGTTCTCCCGGGGCAAGACCCAGGAGTAG
- a CDS encoding Bax inhibitor-1/YccA family protein has translation MAWETQGWQPARADVTDVLMQESQRTFMSRVYGWMFAGLLTTGVVALLAASSQQAVMMVAQFRWVFLIAQLGLVFALSGLAPRMSAPVAGALFLVYSVLTGLTFSVLFYVYTGGSIANAFLMSAGTFGAMSVYGAVTKKDLSGWGTFLFMGLIGVVIASVVQIFVQNSMLNFVLGCAGVVLFAGLAAYDTQKLREMHAAVGYKSATSASINGALVLYLDFINLFISLLRLFGDRRDD, from the coding sequence ATGGCTTGGGAAACACAGGGGTGGCAGCCAGCGCGCGCTGACGTCACGGACGTCCTGATGCAGGAGTCCCAGCGCACCTTCATGTCGCGCGTGTACGGGTGGATGTTCGCGGGACTGCTGACGACGGGCGTCGTGGCGCTGTTGGCCGCGTCGAGCCAGCAGGCGGTGATGATGGTCGCCCAGTTCCGGTGGGTGTTCCTCATCGCGCAGCTCGGCCTGGTGTTCGCCCTCTCGGGTCTGGCGCCCCGGATGTCGGCTCCGGTGGCCGGCGCCCTCTTCCTGGTGTACTCGGTCCTCACCGGGCTCACCTTCTCGGTGCTCTTCTACGTCTACACGGGCGGCTCCATCGCCAACGCCTTCCTCATGTCCGCGGGCACCTTCGGCGCGATGAGCGTCTACGGCGCGGTCACCAAGAAGGACCTGAGCGGCTGGGGCACCTTCCTCTTCATGGGCCTCATCGGCGTGGTCATCGCCAGCGTGGTGCAGATCTTCGTGCAGAACTCCATGCTCAACTTCGTGCTGGGCTGCGCGGGCGTGGTGCTCTTCGCGGGGCTCGCCGCGTACGACACGCAGAAGCTGCGCGAGATGCACGCCGCCGTGGGTTACAAGTCGGCCACCTCGGCGAGCATCAATGGCGCCCTGGTGCTCTACCTGGACTTCATCAACCTCTTCATCTCCCTGCTGCGCCTCTTCGGCGACCGCCGCGACGACTGA
- a CDS encoding tetratricopeptide repeat protein, with the protein MLARYLRAEEPALFPNSPWDELPDLELPAPRRREGLGRAHIPVSTREPLAQAWFDQGLRLLHLGWRSESRRAFAEAARRDPELAMAWWGLALTRGAGARCATARAEAIHRALALSEGVTDAEQRYIVAATFLADKGPANGRHGFVREMEGLIDRFPEDAEARLLLAGFLADGYESDGRPGPGQPYAQALVRELLRTHPHHEGVHHAWVQLMEESARPGEAVESARRLRLLVPQVGTALLSAGRLLLRTGHTHDARETLEAAVAVEDAWLQQEGIPGAAASVAGQALRLLVQACADAGRYGEAQGWARRLRTRVEDVTPRLGQSLVFAAGALSGLHLRFGFWRAAAELRVELPEGSRPAEQVLLRGMETYARGLRALELGKLTEAERSCEALDALSLSLAEERKGDGRLLCPRDVARVVELAGCELRGALESRQGDPARAEATLIRAMRLERRLRGAGPAPFSRQARETLARARLRAGRADKAVDLAESLVKDRPGSGHAWLLLAEVHVARGDRDAATRALASCLECWRGADAHLSEIQRARIFRSERVELGGGEAANASY; encoded by the coding sequence ATGTTGGCGCGATACCTTCGAGCCGAGGAACCCGCTCTCTTCCCCAACTCGCCCTGGGACGAGCTTCCGGATCTGGAACTGCCCGCTCCCCGCCGTCGCGAGGGCCTGGGGCGCGCGCACATCCCGGTGAGCACCCGCGAGCCCCTGGCCCAGGCCTGGTTCGATCAAGGGCTGCGCCTGTTGCACCTGGGCTGGCGGAGCGAGTCACGGCGGGCCTTCGCGGAGGCCGCGCGGAGGGATCCGGAGTTGGCCATGGCCTGGTGGGGTCTGGCCCTGACGCGAGGGGCCGGCGCCCGGTGCGCCACGGCGCGCGCGGAGGCCATCCACCGGGCGCTCGCGCTCAGCGAGGGCGTGACGGACGCGGAGCAGCGCTACATCGTCGCGGCCACCTTCCTGGCCGACAAGGGCCCCGCCAACGGCCGCCATGGTTTCGTGCGCGAGATGGAGGGTCTCATCGACCGCTTCCCCGAGGACGCCGAGGCCCGGCTGCTGCTCGCGGGCTTCCTCGCGGACGGGTACGAGTCGGATGGGCGTCCCGGACCGGGCCAGCCCTATGCGCAGGCGCTCGTGCGCGAGCTGCTGCGCACGCACCCGCACCACGAAGGGGTGCACCATGCCTGGGTGCAGTTGATGGAGGAGAGCGCGCGCCCCGGTGAGGCGGTGGAGAGCGCGCGCCGCCTGCGCCTGCTCGTTCCCCAGGTGGGCACGGCCTTGTTGAGCGCCGGCCGGCTCCTGCTGCGCACCGGCCACACCCACGACGCCCGCGAGACGCTGGAGGCGGCGGTGGCGGTGGAGGACGCCTGGCTCCAGCAGGAGGGCATCCCCGGCGCCGCCGCGTCCGTGGCGGGTCAGGCGCTGCGCCTGCTCGTCCAGGCGTGCGCCGACGCGGGGCGCTACGGCGAGGCCCAGGGGTGGGCACGCCGCCTGCGGACCCGGGTGGAAGACGTGACGCCGCGGCTCGGCCAGTCGCTCGTGTTCGCCGCGGGCGCGCTCTCCGGCCTGCACCTGCGCTTTGGTTTCTGGCGCGCGGCGGCGGAGCTGCGCGTGGAGCTGCCCGAGGGCTCGCGCCCGGCCGAGCAGGTGCTGCTGCGCGGCATGGAGACGTATGCCCGCGGCCTGCGCGCCCTGGAGCTGGGCAAGCTCACCGAGGCGGAGCGCTCGTGCGAGGCGCTCGATGCGCTGAGCCTGTCGCTCGCGGAGGAGCGCAAGGGAGATGGCCGACTGCTGTGCCCGCGCGATGTCGCCCGGGTGGTGGAGCTGGCCGGGTGCGAGTTGCGCGGCGCGCTGGAGTCCCGGCAGGGAGATCCCGCTCGCGCCGAGGCCACGCTCATCCGCGCCATGCGCCTGGAGCGTCGGTTGCGCGGGGCGGGTCCCGCTCCCTTCTCCCGTCAGGCCCGCGAGACGCTCGCCCGCGCCCGGCTCCGCGCCGGCCGCGCGGACAAGGCGGTCGATCTGGCCGAGTCGCTCGTGAAGGATCGGCCCGGCAGCGGGCATGCCTGGCTCCTGCTGGCCGAGGTGCACGTCGCTCGGGGAGATCGGGACGCGGCGACCCGGGCCCTCGCCTCGTGTCTGGAGTGCTGGCGAGGGGCGGATGCCCACCTGTCGGAGATCCAACGCGCCCGGATCTTCCGCTCGGAGCGGGTGGAGCTCGGTGGGGGAGAAGCCGCCAACGCCTCCTACTGA
- a CDS encoding alpha/beta fold hydrolase has protein sequence MSEPLRLDDWGGAGPVLHFAHANGFPPGSYRKLLQTLTPRAHVLTQQSRWLVPGMHPRSLRNWEDLADDLAGALLARGLSGVVGVGHSMGGVATMIAAAKHPGLFRGVVMLDPVLFTGGPALFFQVIGLLGLAGRVPPASLAHRRRERWNSREEAATSYRKKALFRHFDPDCFQDYLTHGFTDVPGGGVRLTIPTAWEARVFETAPHSPWRWLREVKVPMLVLRAQDSDTLTRAALARVRRTSPDVETGELPGTHLFPLERPEACGQRLQAFLDRVGVPAPA, from the coding sequence ATGAGCGAACCTCTGCGACTGGATGACTGGGGCGGCGCTGGCCCCGTGCTGCACTTCGCGCATGCCAATGGCTTCCCGCCGGGCAGCTACCGCAAGTTGCTCCAGACGCTCACGCCCCGCGCGCACGTGCTCACCCAGCAAAGCCGCTGGCTCGTGCCGGGAATGCATCCCCGGTCCCTGCGCAACTGGGAAGACCTGGCCGACGATCTCGCCGGGGCCCTGCTCGCCCGGGGGCTGTCGGGCGTGGTTGGCGTGGGGCACAGCATGGGCGGCGTGGCCACGATGATCGCCGCGGCGAAGCACCCGGGGCTCTTCCGGGGCGTGGTGATGCTGGACCCGGTGCTGTTCACGGGCGGACCCGCCCTGTTCTTCCAGGTGATCGGCCTGCTCGGACTGGCCGGCCGCGTGCCTCCGGCCAGCCTCGCCCACCGGCGCCGCGAGCGGTGGAACTCGCGCGAGGAAGCCGCCACGAGCTACCGCAAGAAGGCCCTCTTCCGGCACTTCGATCCCGACTGCTTCCAGGACTACCTCACCCACGGCTTCACGGACGTCCCCGGAGGCGGGGTGCGGCTCACCATCCCCACGGCCTGGGAGGCGCGCGTCTTCGAGACCGCTCCCCACTCCCCGTGGCGCTGGCTGCGCGAGGTGAAGGTGCCGATGCTCGTGCTGCGCGCCCAGGACTCGGACACACTCACCCGCGCGGCGCTGGCCCGGGTGCGCCGCACGAGCCCCGACGTCGAGACCGGGGAGTTGCCCGGCACCCATCTCTTCCCGCTGGAACGACCCGAGGCGTGTGGCCAACGCCTCCAGGCCTTCCTCGACAGGGTGGGCGTGCCCGCCCCGGCCTGA
- a CDS encoding CBS domain-containing protein, giving the protein MTTLGRVTNVAEMKGHARQLMTAPVKSVALDTPLSEIALLLADAHIAGTPVTDDEGRVLGIISEPDILNALLADQPLDTTARELMSSPVHTVNEFETTDEVMALFRKHGVHHLPVVREEQLLGIITPADVIRYLARDLDEPPRVG; this is encoded by the coding sequence TTGACGACCCTTGGACGCGTGACCAATGTCGCGGAGATGAAGGGACATGCCCGCCAACTGATGACCGCGCCCGTGAAGTCCGTCGCACTGGACACTCCGCTCTCGGAGATTGCCCTGCTGCTGGCCGATGCACACATCGCCGGCACACCGGTGACGGACGACGAGGGACGCGTGCTGGGCATCATCAGCGAGCCCGACATCCTCAATGCCCTCCTGGCGGACCAGCCGCTGGACACCACCGCGCGCGAGCTGATGAGTTCGCCCGTACACACGGTGAATGAATTCGAGACCACCGACGAGGTGATGGCGCTCTTTCGCAAGCACGGCGTCCACCACCTGCCCGTGGTGCGTGAGGAGCAGCTGCTGGGCATCATCACGCCCGCGGATGTCATCCGCTACCTCGCGAGGGATCTCGACGAGCCGCCCCGGGTGGGTTGA
- a CDS encoding isochorismatase family protein translates to MPTFRLQRDQISLLVVDVQERLCGAMAQDALERMLNRVNAAIEGARALELPVLVTEQYPKGLGPTHSLVKARLGDFSPVEKREFSACVPEVLMGLHAREQVLIVGMETHVCVFQTVRALVERGFTPFVCSDAVLSRHPEDRRVGLEACREAGARLLTVELALFDLLGSADAPEFKKISAAVR, encoded by the coding sequence ATGCCTACCTTCCGGCTCCAGAGGGATCAGATCTCGCTGCTCGTCGTCGACGTCCAGGAGCGGCTGTGCGGCGCCATGGCGCAGGACGCGCTCGAACGGATGCTCAACCGCGTCAACGCCGCCATCGAGGGCGCACGGGCGCTGGAACTGCCCGTGCTCGTCACCGAACAGTACCCCAAGGGCCTGGGGCCCACGCACTCGCTGGTGAAGGCGCGCCTGGGGGACTTCTCCCCCGTGGAGAAGCGGGAATTCAGCGCCTGCGTGCCCGAGGTGCTGATGGGTCTCCATGCCCGCGAGCAGGTGCTGATCGTGGGCATGGAGACCCACGTGTGTGTCTTCCAGACGGTGCGCGCACTGGTCGAGCGGGGCTTCACACCGTTCGTCTGCTCGGACGCGGTGCTGTCGCGCCACCCCGAGGATCGGCGCGTGGGCCTGGAGGCGTGCCGCGAAGCGGGCGCTCGCCTGCTCACCGTGGAGCTGGCGCTCTTCGATCTGCTCGGGAGCGCGGACGCCCCCGAGTTCAAGAAGATCTCCGCCGCGGTGCGCTGA
- a CDS encoding metal ABC transporter permease, with protein sequence MDPQSVSPSSWAQFWDAYELFRDPMLCALIAGSVLGFLGVYVVLRRMVFVSAAVTQSAGLGVALAFYVEIHLGLHVDPTVGAVALALVATMLLMMDPARLRLTRESLLGLAYAFTGGAAILVGDRISQEAHDIQGILFGTAVLVERPQLLAVAWAGALILFIHLWWFRGLTFASFDRIGAHVQGLPVRMLDAVLMISIGLMVGVSARALGALPVFAFSILSALAALMLDLRLPWTFLLSTLAGAISGLGGYLFAYFYNFPVGGSQTVLATAIVALAFGVRGVKQFVTRSRA encoded by the coding sequence GTGGACCCACAGTCGGTTAGTCCCTCCTCCTGGGCCCAGTTCTGGGACGCCTACGAGTTGTTCCGCGATCCCATGCTGTGCGCGCTCATCGCCGGCAGCGTGCTCGGCTTCCTGGGCGTCTACGTGGTGTTGCGGCGCATGGTGTTCGTCAGCGCCGCGGTGACGCAGTCGGCGGGCCTGGGCGTGGCGCTCGCCTTCTATGTGGAGATCCACCTGGGCCTGCACGTGGATCCCACGGTGGGCGCGGTGGCGCTCGCGCTGGTGGCCACGATGCTGTTGATGATGGACCCGGCGCGGCTGCGGCTCACGCGGGAAAGCCTGCTCGGCCTGGCCTATGCGTTCACGGGCGGCGCGGCCATCCTCGTGGGCGACCGCATCTCACAGGAGGCCCATGACATCCAGGGCATCCTCTTCGGCACGGCGGTGCTCGTGGAGCGCCCCCAACTGCTCGCGGTCGCGTGGGCGGGCGCCCTCATCCTCTTCATCCACTTGTGGTGGTTCCGCGGCCTCACCTTCGCCAGCTTCGATCGCATCGGCGCGCACGTGCAGGGGCTGCCGGTGCGCATGCTCGACGCGGTGTTGATGATCTCCATCGGGCTGATGGTGGGTGTGTCGGCGCGGGCGCTCGGCGCGCTGCCGGTGTTCGCCTTCTCCATCCTCTCGGCGCTCGCCGCGCTGATGTTGGATCTGCGCCTGCCGTGGACCTTCCTGTTGTCCACGCTCGCGGGCGCCATCTCGGGCCTGGGTGGCTACCTCTTCGCCTACTTCTACAACTTCCCCGTGGGCGGCTCGCAGACGGTGCTCGCGACCGCGATCGTGGCACTGGCCTTCGGGGTGCGTGGCGTGAAGCAGTTCGTCACCCGCTCCCGGGCCTGA
- a CDS encoding metal ABC transporter ATP-binding protein, producing MENEPVVTKHEHSHEHTKDVILCCEDLVIGYDGKPMLPPVDFQVRRGTFLAVIGRNGSGKSTWFKTLLGLLPPVSGRVYRSSPHVKSAYVPQTSGIDALLPVRAGELVRWGRMSGWNFMWPFGARGDRRAVEQALDTAGALPIAHRPYRELSEGQKQRALLARVLATKADLVLLDEPTAAMDAVAERETMKRLADLAHEHGLAVVVVSHDLRVAAESADQLLFVDRETRSVVLGDADTVFCHPAFRRQYGDEYCPRHPPSGHPRGPTVG from the coding sequence GTGGAGAATGAGCCCGTGGTGACGAAACACGAGCACTCGCACGAGCACACGAAGGACGTGATCCTGTGCTGCGAGGATCTGGTGATTGGCTACGACGGCAAGCCGATGCTGCCACCCGTGGACTTCCAGGTGCGCCGGGGCACCTTCCTGGCGGTCATCGGCCGCAACGGCTCGGGCAAGAGCACGTGGTTCAAGACGTTGCTGGGCCTCCTGCCGCCGGTGTCCGGCCGGGTGTACCGCTCCAGCCCGCACGTGAAGAGCGCATATGTGCCGCAGACCTCGGGCATCGACGCGCTGCTGCCCGTGCGCGCGGGGGAGCTGGTGCGCTGGGGGCGGATGTCCGGGTGGAACTTCATGTGGCCCTTCGGTGCGCGCGGGGATCGGCGCGCGGTGGAGCAGGCGCTGGACACCGCCGGGGCCCTGCCCATCGCCCACCGCCCCTACCGCGAGCTGTCCGAGGGACAGAAGCAGCGCGCCCTGCTCGCGCGCGTGCTCGCCACCAAGGCGGACCTGGTGCTGCTCGACGAGCCCACGGCCGCCATGGACGCCGTGGCCGAGCGCGAGACGATGAAGCGCCTGGCGGATCTGGCGCATGAGCATGGACTCGCGGTGGTGGTGGTGAGTCACGACCTGCGCGTGGCCGCCGAGTCCGCCGATCAGCTCCTCTTCGTGGATCGGGAGACCAGGTCCGTGGTCCTGGGCGACGCGGACACGGTCTTCTGCCATCCTGCCTTCCGCCGCCAGTACGGCGACGAGTACTGCCCCCGTCATCCGCCTTCAGGACATCCTCGTGGACCCACAGTCGGTTAG
- a CDS encoding metal ABC transporter substrate-binding protein yields MSPFRFLAALSAALCCLLSLPARADLKVVATLPDLAALAKAVGGEHVQVTAMALSTQDPHFVDARPNLALELNRADLLLSIGLELEIGWLPTLQNGARNQRILSSGPGFLDVSQFVTSKREVPQTPTDRSNGDVHPGGNPHYLYDPNIGLVVAQGIAEKMIALDAKNAEAYRANLAKFTDELKKAIPGWQQRLAGLKGTPIVAYHRTTAYLSAWLGFDTIAYLEPKPGIPPTPAHVAQVLAQARQRKARMVLREEYYPASTSKLVADKIPAPLVVLPGGTNFRGGETYPQHIEDVVTRLEKGLKGQGS; encoded by the coding sequence ATGAGCCCCTTCCGATTCCTCGCGGCCCTGAGCGCCGCCCTCTGCTGCCTGCTGTCCCTTCCCGCCCGCGCCGACCTGAAGGTGGTCGCCACGCTGCCCGACCTCGCCGCGCTCGCCAAGGCCGTGGGCGGCGAGCACGTCCAGGTCACCGCCATGGCGCTGTCCACCCAGGATCCCCACTTCGTGGACGCCAGACCCAATCTGGCGCTCGAGCTCAACCGCGCCGATCTGCTGCTCTCCATCGGCCTGGAGCTGGAGATCGGCTGGTTGCCCACGCTCCAGAATGGCGCGCGCAATCAGCGCATCCTCTCCAGCGGCCCCGGCTTCCTGGACGTGTCCCAGTTCGTCACGAGCAAGCGCGAGGTGCCCCAGACGCCCACGGACCGCAGCAATGGCGACGTGCACCCGGGCGGCAACCCGCACTACCTCTATGATCCGAACATCGGCCTCGTGGTCGCCCAGGGGATCGCCGAGAAGATGATCGCCCTGGACGCGAAGAACGCGGAGGCCTACCGCGCCAACCTGGCGAAGTTCACCGACGAGCTGAAGAAGGCCATCCCCGGTTGGCAGCAGCGGCTGGCCGGACTCAAGGGCACGCCCATCGTCGCCTACCACCGGACCACGGCCTACCTGTCCGCGTGGCTGGGCTTCGACACCATCGCCTACCTCGAGCCCAAGCCCGGCATCCCGCCCACGCCCGCCCACGTGGCCCAGGTGCTCGCGCAGGCCCGCCAGCGCAAGGCGCGCATGGTGTTGCGCGAGGAGTACTACCCCGCCAGCACCTCCAAGCTGGTGGCGGATAAAATCCCCGCCCCCCTCGTCGTCCTCCCGGGCGGCACCAACTTCCGGGGAGGAGAGACATACCCACAGCACATCGAGGACGTGGTGACCCGGCTGGAGAAGGGCCTGAAGGGCCAGGGGAGCTGA
- the folE gene encoding GTP cyclohydrolase I — protein MKPDRAAMAVAIQDFLRAAGLSQEEDPNLHETPERVAEAWATEFLDGYTQTPEEALGELIRAPRGSSGELVVVTDLRFQSMCPHHLLPVEGRAHVAYVPAKWVVGFGRLGTLVDCFAHRLILQEDMAREVAASLARVLGSPATACIIEAEQACLRIRGPRQRDARTHAEAYEGLLRRDGAMRRELWTRLALPRR, from the coding sequence ATGAAGCCGGATCGGGCCGCCATGGCCGTGGCCATCCAGGACTTCCTGCGCGCGGCGGGACTCTCCCAGGAGGAGGATCCCAACCTCCACGAGACGCCGGAGCGGGTGGCGGAGGCGTGGGCGACGGAGTTCCTCGACGGCTACACCCAGACGCCCGAGGAGGCGCTGGGGGAGTTGATTCGCGCGCCGCGAGGCTCGTCCGGGGAGTTGGTGGTGGTGACGGACCTGCGCTTCCAGTCCATGTGTCCGCACCACCTGCTGCCCGTCGAGGGCCGGGCCCATGTGGCCTACGTCCCAGCGAAGTGGGTGGTGGGTTTCGGGCGGTTGGGCACGCTGGTGGATTGCTTCGCGCACCGGCTCATCCTCCAGGAGGACATGGCGCGCGAGGTGGCCGCGTCGTTGGCGCGCGTGCTCGGCAGCCCCGCCACCGCCTGCATCATCGAGGCGGAGCAGGCGTGTTTGCGCATTCGGGGGCCCCGGCAGCGGGATGCGCGCACGCACGCGGAGGCCTATGAAGGTTTGTTGCGACGGGACGGAGCCATGCGCCGGGAGTTGTGGACGCGCCTGGCGCTCCCGCGCCGATGA
- a CDS encoding FAD-binding oxidoreductase, which yields MSLPAERTFPRPDPALMERAHTSLVAVLSEGQVRRDAPTLERYARDESDSGVYPPDLVVFPEDTAQVSAVFRTCQALGVPFTPCGARSGKSGGSLPLRGGVAVSLERMNRILSVSVEDMTAVAQPGVITGDFMKAVDAQGLFYPPDPNSWEFCTLGGNVAENAGGPRALKYGVTRDYVIGLEWVLPSGEVLRVGRRTLKGVAGYDLVGLFVGSEGTLGVATEITVQLLPRPRYVKTALVVFDSVYAAARAITAVLTAGILPRTLELLDDTALYAVRHRGFPFPEGAGAAVIAEVDGNVEEGLFTELTLLGEICEREGAREVLVAQDESQRERLWTARRLVSPALRALRPHKISEDIAVPRSRIPDIIRALKDMGEELGLLVATYGHAGDGNLHANLLYDGPHQRALVEKGIQRMLEITVAMGGTITGEHGVGHAKREYLAMEQDEGVLSLQRRLKDFFDPSGLLNPEKIFPAPRRP from the coding sequence ATGAGCCTGCCCGCGGAGCGTACTTTTCCGAGACCCGATCCCGCGCTGATGGAGCGAGCCCACACGTCTCTGGTGGCGGTGCTGTCCGAGGGCCAGGTGCGCCGCGACGCGCCCACCCTGGAGCGCTACGCCCGGGACGAGTCCGACTCGGGCGTCTATCCCCCGGATCTCGTGGTGTTTCCCGAGGACACGGCCCAGGTGTCCGCGGTCTTCCGCACCTGCCAGGCGCTCGGTGTGCCCTTCACGCCCTGTGGGGCGCGCAGTGGCAAGAGTGGCGGCTCGCTGCCCCTACGAGGCGGCGTGGCGGTGAGCCTGGAGCGGATGAACCGCATCCTCTCGGTGTCGGTGGAGGACATGACGGCGGTGGCGCAGCCGGGCGTCATCACCGGTGACTTCATGAAGGCGGTGGACGCCCAGGGGCTCTTCTATCCCCCGGACCCGAACTCCTGGGAGTTCTGCACCCTGGGCGGCAACGTGGCGGAGAACGCCGGAGGCCCGCGGGCGCTCAAGTATGGCGTCACCCGGGACTACGTCATCGGCCTGGAGTGGGTGCTGCCCTCGGGCGAGGTGCTGCGCGTGGGCCGCCGCACGCTCAAGGGAGTGGCGGGTTACGATCTGGTGGGCCTTTTCGTGGGCTCGGAGGGAACGCTCGGGGTGGCCACGGAGATCACCGTCCAGCTCCTGCCCCGGCCCCGGTACGTGAAGACGGCCCTCGTCGTCTTCGACTCGGTGTACGCCGCCGCGCGCGCCATCACCGCCGTGCTGACGGCGGGAATCCTCCCCCGGACGTTGGAGCTCCTCGATGACACGGCCCTTTACGCCGTGCGTCATCGCGGCTTTCCCTTCCCCGAGGGCGCGGGAGCGGCCGTCATCGCCGAGGTGGATGGCAACGTGGAGGAGGGCCTGTTCACGGAGCTCACCCTGCTCGGGGAGATCTGCGAGCGGGAGGGGGCGCGGGAGGTGCTCGTGGCCCAGGACGAGTCCCAACGAGAGAGGCTGTGGACGGCGCGCCGCCTGGTCTCCCCGGCCCTCCGGGCCTTGCGGCCGCACAAGATTTCCGAGGACATCGCCGTTCCTCGCTCCCGGATTCCCGACATCATCCGGGCGCTCAAGGACATGGGCGAGGAGCTGGGTCTGCTCGTCGCCACCTACGGTCACGCGGGAGACGGCAACCTGCACGCCAACCTGCTCTACGACGGTCCGCACCAGCGCGCGCTCGTGGAGAAGGGCATCCAACGGATGTTGGAAATCACCGTCGCCATGGGTGGCACCATCACAGGCGAGCATGGTGTGGGACACGCCAAGCGGGAATATCTGGCGATGGAGCAGGATGAGGGCGTCCTCTCCCTGCAACGCCGGCTGAAGGACTTCTTCGATCCTTCGGGACTCCTGAATCCGGAGAAGATCTTTCCAGCGCCCAGGCGGCCGTGA
- a CDS encoding sigma-70 family RNA polymerase sigma factor has protein sequence MATRTMKYGAEGLSHYLRHLGEHTQLTREQEYELAGRARKGDEAARQTLATSNLAFVVAVAKKFANRGARLDDLIQEGNVGLMKAIEHFDPKKNVRFATYAVWWIRAYITRYLKDNRSQVRGGEAERGSMMDFSLDASIDEDGETTFLDRLEDGGPSPQAIFLSREQDGEVQEALAKVRKRIGDLGWDILQERLTQDKPRTLEELGQRWGVSRERVRQVELKTKNFLERYLAAFNQDEEFEAMNPADAA, from the coding sequence ATGGCAACCAGGACGATGAAGTACGGAGCCGAGGGCCTTTCGCACTACCTGCGTCACCTCGGGGAGCACACGCAGTTGACCCGGGAGCAGGAGTACGAGCTGGCTGGTCGTGCCCGCAAGGGCGATGAGGCGGCGCGACAGACGCTCGCCACGAGCAACCTGGCGTTCGTGGTAGCGGTGGCCAAGAAGTTCGCCAACCGTGGGGCTCGCCTGGACGACCTCATCCAGGAGGGCAACGTGGGCTTGATGAAGGCCATCGAGCACTTCGACCCGAAGAAGAACGTGCGCTTCGCCACCTACGCGGTGTGGTGGATCCGCGCCTACATCACCCGCTACCTCAAGGACAACCGCAGCCAGGTGCGCGGTGGCGAGGCCGAGCGCGGCAGCATGATGGACTTCTCGCTCGACGCGAGCATCGACGAGGACGGCGAGACGACCTTCCTGGATCGGCTGGAGGACGGGGGGCCGTCGCCCCAGGCCATCTTCCTGTCGCGCGAGCAGGATGGGGAGGTTCAGGAGGCCCTGGCCAAGGTTCGCAAGCGCATTGGCGATCTGGGCTGGGACATCCTCCAGGAGCGGCTCACGCAGGACAAACCGCGCACGCTCGAGGAGCTGGGCCAGCGCTGGGGCGTGTCGCGCGAGCGCGTGCGGCAGGTGGAACTCAAGACGAAGAACTTCCTCGAGCGTTACCTGGCGGCCTTCAACCAGGACGAGGAGTTCGAGGCCATGAACCCGGCCGACGCCGCTTGA